A stretch of the Musa acuminata AAA Group cultivar baxijiao chromosome BXJ2-7, Cavendish_Baxijiao_AAA, whole genome shotgun sequence genome encodes the following:
- the LOC103974390 gene encoding nitrogen regulatory protein P-II homolog isoform X1 — MAAAPYPFSARLRAANPLATRHLNSLALVSKPKFLISVSRAAPLHTRFGGARLPSLLPVIRAQSSPEYTPDAEFYKIEAIVRPWRVHHVSSGLLQMGIRGVTVSDVRGFGAQGGSTERHGGSEFSEDKFIAKVKMEIVVCKDQVEAVVEKIIEEARTGEIGDGKIFLIPVSDVIRVRTGERGEKAERMSGGRADMMSSTASID, encoded by the exons ATGGCGGCCGCCCCCTATCCCTTTTCCGCGAGATTGCGGGCTGCGAATCCCTTAGCAACTCGTCATCTGAACTCCCTCGCCCTGGTTTCCAAGCCCAAGTTTCTCATTTCTGTTTCGAGGGCTGCGCCGCTCCATACAAGGTTTGGGGGCGCGAGGCTTCCCTCGCTGCTCCCTGTGATCAGAGCCCAGAGCTCTCCAG AATATACTCCGGATGCGGAATTTTACAAAATAGAAGCGATTGTAAG GCCTTGGCGAGTTCATCATGTTTCATCG GGTTTGCTGCAAATGGGTATTCGAGGAGTTACAGTTTCCGACGTTCGAGGTTTTGGGGCACAAGGCGGCTCAACAGAGAGGCATGGCG GATCTGAGTTTTCAGAAGACAAGTTCATAGCTAAAGTTAAGATGGAGATAGTGGTATGCAAGGACCAG GTTGAAGCTGTAGTTGAGAAAATAATTGAAGAAGCAAGAACAGGAGAAATTGGTGATGGCAAGATTTTCT TAATACCAGTTTCAGATGTAATTAGAGTTCGTACAG GTGAACGTGGTGAGAAGGCTGAGAGAATGAGTGGTGGACGAGCAGATATGATGTCCTCAACAGCATCCATTGACTAG
- the LOC103974391 gene encoding WAT1-related protein At1g09380-like produces the protein MILIPLLFLFLSIHVLAPSRTIYQDSQGERGRGQERMRGDCTPTLAMVAVQVGFAGLNVLSKLALDDGMSPFVMIAYRQLVATLFLSPLAIFLERKACREITRRVIIQIFFCSVFGATLNQVLYFLGLKYSSPTIACALNNMLPAITFIMAVPFRMETVGIRTLGGQAKVMGTLLCVSGSMLMTFYRGSLIKVWRSHIHWRYAEEMTISSANNASDQNMAVGAALVICSCLAWAVWFIIQAKMSKSFSSPYTSSALMCFMAGVQCFVIAAGVERSFSAWALGWDIRLAASLYTGLVGSGLAVSLMSWCIQKRGPLFVSMFSPLLLVIVSILGWAILDEKLYVGSVTGSALIVGGLYSVLWGKGREIKKLRDVCQITNGDGDDEGGAVAAVGLPLFSCPSKLPIHQVEAGQP, from the exons ATGATTCTTATTCCCTTACTCTTCCTCTTTCTATCCATCCACGTCCTGGCTCCTTCAAGAACTATATATCAGGATAGTcaaggagagagagggaggggccAAGAAAGGATGAGAGGTGACTGCACGCCAACCCTGGCCATGGTGGCAGTCCAAGTGGGTTTTGCAGGCCTCAACGTGCTGTCGAAGTTGGCGTTGGACGACGGCATGAGCCCCTTCGTCATGATCGCCTACCGTCAGCTCGTCGCCACCCTCTTCCTCTCCCCTCTTGCCATCTTTCTTGAAAG GAAAGCTTGCAGGGAGATTACACGCAGGGTTATCATCCAAATCTTCTTCTGCTCTGTGTTCGG GGCTACACTGAACCAAGTCTTGTACTTCCTCGGGCTCAAGTACTCCTCGCCGACGATCGCATGCGCCCTCAACAACATGCTGCCTGCCATTACCTTCATCATGGCCGTTCCTTTCAG GATGGAGACAGTAGGGATCAGAACACTGGGCGGGCAGGCCAAGGTGATGGGAACCCTGTTGTGTGTGAGTGGTTCCATGTTGATGACCTTCTACAGAGGAAGCCTCATCAAGGTGTGGCGATCCCACATCCACTGGAGATACGCCGAAGAGATGACGATCAGCAGCGCGAACAACGCCAGCGACCAGAATATGGCTGTTGGAGCTGCCTTGGTCATCTGCAGTTGCTTGGCTTGGGCCGTCTGGTTCATCATCCAG GCGAAGATGAGCAAGAGCTTCTCTTCTCCGTACACCAGCTCCGCTCTCATGTGCTTCATGGCCGGCGTGCAGTGCTTCGTCATCGCAGCCGGCGTCGAGAGGAGCTTCTCGGCGTGGGCGCTCGGTTGGGACATCAGGCTCGCGGCGTCGCTCTACACC GGATTGGTGGGATCAGGGCTGGCAGTTTCTCTCATGTCATGGTGCATACAGAAGAGAGGCCCCCTCTTCGTCTCAATGTTCAGCCCGCTGCTGCTCGTCATCGTTTCGATCCTCGGTTGGGCGATCCTCGACGAGAAGCTCTACGTTGGAAG TGTCACAGGATCTGCACTAATAGTTGGAGGACTCTACTCGGTCCTCTGGGGCAAGGGAAGGGAGATCAAGAAGCTGAGAGATGTGTGCCAGATAACTAATGGAGATGGAGATGATGAGGGAGGAGCTGTTGCAGCTGTTGGTCTCCCATTGTTCTCTTGCCCATCCAAGCTTCCAATTCATCAGGTTGAAGCAGGCCAACCTTGA
- the LOC103974390 gene encoding nitrogen regulatory protein P-II homolog isoform X2 translates to MAAAPYPFSARLRAANPLATRHLNSLALVSKPKFLISVSRAAPLHTRFGGARLPSLLPVIRAQSSPEAIVRPWRVHHVSSGLLQMGIRGVTVSDVRGFGAQGGSTERHGGSEFSEDKFIAKVKMEIVVCKDQVEAVVEKIIEEARTGEIGDGKIFLIPVSDVIRVRTGERGEKAERMSGGRADMMSSTASID, encoded by the exons ATGGCGGCCGCCCCCTATCCCTTTTCCGCGAGATTGCGGGCTGCGAATCCCTTAGCAACTCGTCATCTGAACTCCCTCGCCCTGGTTTCCAAGCCCAAGTTTCTCATTTCTGTTTCGAGGGCTGCGCCGCTCCATACAAGGTTTGGGGGCGCGAGGCTTCCCTCGCTGCTCCCTGTGATCAGAGCCCAGAGCTCTCCAG AAGCGATTGTAAG GCCTTGGCGAGTTCATCATGTTTCATCG GGTTTGCTGCAAATGGGTATTCGAGGAGTTACAGTTTCCGACGTTCGAGGTTTTGGGGCACAAGGCGGCTCAACAGAGAGGCATGGCG GATCTGAGTTTTCAGAAGACAAGTTCATAGCTAAAGTTAAGATGGAGATAGTGGTATGCAAGGACCAG GTTGAAGCTGTAGTTGAGAAAATAATTGAAGAAGCAAGAACAGGAGAAATTGGTGATGGCAAGATTTTCT TAATACCAGTTTCAGATGTAATTAGAGTTCGTACAG GTGAACGTGGTGAGAAGGCTGAGAGAATGAGTGGTGGACGAGCAGATATGATGTCCTCAACAGCATCCATTGACTAG